Proteins from one Nicotiana tabacum cultivar K326 chromosome 23, ASM71507v2, whole genome shotgun sequence genomic window:
- the LOC142177411 gene encoding uncharacterized protein LOC142177411 has protein sequence MAIGDESSPSSGVHVSPNTGNGDFGTCTTSFPTIDHNHPLFLQSTDTLGSTLISLQLTGSDNYTLWRRAMIIGLLGKSKLGFVDGRFPKSRFEPELHDQWEKVNTVVLSWIMNSIRPGLLSSVLYVSDAHKVWEDLKEIFDKINGSRVLYLHREIHSLTQGTMTIDDYFSRLKDPRMNLTHSCLVLVAPVLNLRNILSILKLIDYCNFWYV, from the coding sequence ATGGCAATTGGAGATGAGTCGAGTCCCTCGAGTGGTGTACATGTTTCTCCTAACACAGGAAATGGTGATTTTGGCACATGTACTACAAGTTTTCCAACAATCGATCACAATCATCCATTGTTCTTACAGTCAACAGATACTCTAGGTAGTACACTGATATCTCTTCAGTTGACTGGATCTGACAATTATACCTTATGGAGACGTGCTATGATAATTGGCCTTTTAGGTAAGAGCAAATTAGGTTTTGTTGATGGTCGATTTCCTAAAAGTAGGTTTGAACCTGAGTTACATGATCAGTGGGAGAAGGTTAACACTGTTGTTCTATCATGGATCATGAACTCTATTAGACCAGGCCTATTGAGTAGTGTTCTGTATGTTTCTGATGCTCATAAAGTTTGGGAGGATCTCAAGGAAATATTTGATAAAATCAATGGCTCTAGAGTTCTATATCTTCATAGAGAAATCCATAGTCTTACTCAAGGAACCATGACAATTGATGATTATTTCTCTAGACTGAAAGATCCGCGGATGAATTTGACGCACTCATGCCTTGTCCTAGTTGCCCCTGTCCTGAATTTAAGAAATATTCTCAGCATTTTGAAGCTAATAGATTACTGCAATTTCTGGTACGTTTGA